A part of Pirellulaceae bacterium genomic DNA contains:
- a CDS encoding PSD1 domain-containing protein: MTRRCLLLLAFAWGPGWTCAEDVNFASQIQPLLARRCYACHGPEQQQSGLRFDQRESLLATPDSGDTVVDPGNPDGSSLILRITSDDLSNRMPPEGNALTDTEVALLRNWIAQGAPYERHWAFQPITQPIPPIVQRLESISIPIDLFVQSRLEKAGIGWSDPAEPAVLVRRAFMDVVGLPPSPEVVARWTGAWSDETYQQLVEDLLASPAMGERWARMWLDVVRYAESNSFERDNPKPNAWKYRDWVIRSFNSDKPYDRFVREQIAGDELDEVNLETLTATGYYRLGIWDDEPADPLQAQFDEYDDLVSTTSQAFLGLTMGCARCHDHKIDPLTQRDYYSMVAFMRDVTSYGTRSDQESNNQLDLRPDIVEEHKRAQSKVNRLKRRLEKMEQAAIEKMPAPDQRATEGPEREAVLNAKLKDFMDGDTWQAYSQQKQELVAAQHELNALPPRITTLGLARLESRPPATFVLHRGSPHSHGAEVSPAFPELLGGGNPEISPAGEDARSAGRRRVLAEWLAAEDNWLTARVIVNRIWQHYFGRGIVRSPNNFGLMGHPPTHPELVDFLATELIRNDWSLKHVHRQILLSATYRRSTQNLDAAVAADPENNLFWRQNLRRLSAEQLRDAILTTTGQLNLAQAGPPMYPELSAEVLASQSQPGRNWERSSASEQARRSVYIHVKRSLPVPLLSVFDFPETDVACEARFLTVQPGQALSLLNSHWMQQQSLALLGRLEREVGQDLQRQAERCLELVQGVPGTPEDVGSLLRLVDHLQHQLHLDDTEARRRMCLVALNLNSFLYLE; the protein is encoded by the coding sequence ATGACACGCCGCTGTTTGCTGCTGCTCGCTTTCGCATGGGGACCGGGTTGGACCTGCGCCGAAGATGTGAATTTTGCTAGCCAAATTCAGCCCCTACTGGCGCGGCGCTGCTACGCGTGCCATGGTCCAGAGCAGCAGCAATCGGGCTTGCGATTCGACCAACGCGAATCGCTGTTAGCAACCCCAGATAGTGGCGACACGGTCGTTGACCCAGGAAACCCCGATGGCAGTTCGCTGATCCTCCGCATCACAAGTGATGACCTGTCCAATCGCATGCCTCCCGAGGGCAATGCGCTCACCGACACTGAAGTTGCGCTGTTGCGCAATTGGATTGCTCAGGGTGCGCCTTACGAGCGGCACTGGGCATTTCAACCAATTACGCAGCCGATTCCGCCAATTGTCCAGCGTTTGGAATCAATATCTATACCCATCGACCTATTTGTGCAGAGCCGCCTCGAAAAGGCTGGTATTGGCTGGAGCGATCCGGCTGAGCCGGCGGTGCTGGTACGTCGAGCCTTCATGGATGTGGTGGGGCTGCCTCCTTCGCCGGAAGTGGTCGCCAGGTGGACAGGGGCCTGGAGCGACGAGACCTACCAACAATTGGTGGAAGACCTGCTGGCCAGCCCGGCGATGGGTGAGCGCTGGGCGCGTATGTGGTTGGATGTCGTGCGATATGCCGAATCAAATAGTTTTGAGCGTGACAACCCCAAGCCCAATGCCTGGAAGTATCGCGACTGGGTGATCCGGTCCTTCAACAGCGATAAGCCCTACGACCGCTTTGTCCGCGAACAGATTGCCGGTGATGAACTAGACGAAGTCAATTTGGAGACATTGACTGCTACCGGATACTATCGGCTAGGAATCTGGGACGACGAGCCAGCCGATCCACTGCAAGCGCAATTTGACGAGTACGATGACTTAGTCAGCACCACCAGCCAAGCCTTCCTGGGACTGACGATGGGATGTGCACGCTGCCACGATCACAAAATCGATCCGTTGACCCAGCGGGACTATTATTCGATGGTGGCTTTCATGCGCGATGTCACCTCATACGGCACGCGATCTGACCAGGAATCGAACAATCAACTCGACCTGCGACCCGACATCGTGGAAGAACACAAACGGGCGCAATCGAAGGTCAATCGCCTCAAGCGACGCCTGGAAAAAATGGAGCAAGCCGCCATTGAGAAGATGCCCGCGCCCGATCAACGCGCCACTGAGGGCCCAGAGCGCGAGGCGGTGCTCAACGCCAAGCTTAAGGACTTCATGGATGGCGATACCTGGCAGGCGTACAGTCAACAGAAACAAGAACTCGTTGCAGCACAACATGAGCTGAATGCCTTACCTCCGCGCATTACCACACTGGGGCTCGCGCGATTGGAGTCCCGTCCGCCTGCGACTTTCGTGCTGCACCGCGGCAGTCCCCACAGTCATGGGGCTGAAGTTTCGCCAGCCTTCCCTGAGCTGCTGGGCGGAGGCAACCCCGAGATATCACCAGCAGGCGAGGACGCGCGTTCTGCAGGACGGCGACGCGTCTTGGCGGAATGGCTGGCAGCCGAAGACAACTGGTTAACAGCCCGCGTCATCGTCAACCGAATTTGGCAGCATTATTTTGGCCGTGGCATTGTGCGTAGCCCAAACAACTTTGGATTGATGGGCCATCCGCCAACACACCCCGAACTCGTGGATTTTCTAGCCACCGAGCTGATCCGCAATGACTGGAGCCTCAAGCATGTGCATCGCCAAATCCTGCTTTCGGCTACCTATCGCCGGAGCACACAGAACTTGGATGCTGCTGTGGCTGCTGATCCAGAGAATAATCTATTCTGGCGTCAAAACCTGCGTCGCCTGAGTGCGGAACAGTTGCGTGATGCGATCTTGACGACGACCGGTCAACTCAACCTAGCCCAGGCTGGACCACCAATGTATCCCGAGTTGTCGGCGGAAGTGTTGGCCAGTCAGTCGCAGCCTGGCCGGAATTGGGAAAGATCTTCGGCCAGTGAGCAAGCGCGACGCAGCGTCTACATCCACGTAAAACGCTCGCTACCAGTGCCGTTGCTGAGCGTATTTGACTTTCCAGAAACGGACGTTGCTTGCGAGGCTCGATTTTTAACCGTTCAGCCCGGTCAGGCGCTCTCATTGCTCAACAGCCACTGGATGCAACAGCAATCGTTGGCGCTTCTGGGCCGCCTGGAACGCGAGGTTGGACAGGACTTGCAGCGCCAGGCCGAACGATGCTTGGAATTGGTTCAAGGTGTCCCCGGCACGCCAGAAGATGTAGGTAGCCTGCTCCGACTGGTGGATCATCTGCAACATCAACTGCACCTAGACGACACCGAAGCACGGCGGCGCATGTGCTTAGTAGCTCTCAATCTGAACTCTTTTTTGTATCTTGAATAG
- a CDS encoding shikimate kinase, with protein MHTYLMGYRGSGKTTTAKLLSQALDRHMVDTDDWIESAAGDTIRHIFATQGEQAFRDLEQTAIRQVAESAEPLVVALGGGAVLRPANQQVIRQTGHCVWLDASVEQLYTRICADSSTVLRRPDLTDRGGLEEVAEVLAQRRPIYQSLAELTVCTTGRSPDEIVEDIVVWLRSLA; from the coding sequence ATGCATACCTATTTGATGGGATATCGCGGTTCGGGCAAGACGACCACGGCCAAACTGTTGTCACAGGCCCTGGATAGGCACATGGTGGACACCGACGACTGGATCGAGTCGGCGGCCGGTGACACGATTCGCCACATTTTTGCGACTCAAGGCGAGCAAGCATTTCGCGACTTGGAGCAAACTGCGATCCGGCAAGTAGCAGAATCGGCCGAGCCCCTGGTGGTGGCATTGGGTGGCGGTGCCGTCCTACGCCCTGCCAATCAACAGGTCATACGCCAGACCGGTCATTGTGTATGGCTGGATGCCTCAGTGGAACAACTGTACACGCGCATTTGTGCCGATTCTTCTACCGTGCTACGTCGTCCCGATTTAACCGATCGCGGCGGTCTTGAGGAAGTCGCGGAAGTTCTGGCCCAACGCCGACCGATTTACCAGTCGCTGGCAGAATTGACTGTTTGTACCACCGGGCGCTCGCCCGATGAGATAGTCGAAGATATCGTAGTCTGGCTGCGCTCGTTAGCTTAA
- a CDS encoding prepilin peptidase, protein MQNFVDLPLALRVLVVALLGIASARFINWAIYTWAYFPRQLGPWSPAQQFIEAQSRPRQARKKQTPGRKLHWRARSWLDHLPAIGWWRLRSESAVHGKLYWVRPMLVELLYPIALAWYYRFQVTGCALPPGAARFLLPLATQMHWQFVGHWVLLTLMTIATFIDFDEQSIPDYVTLPGTVIGLMGAALSPVWLPLTVQWGVAGVDGVVELDAAWPDSAPLWISGWQGWLTAMGIVAVWGFALLDRRVILRRGMYRAVVYFVARLIRNRVLLATVLLTTGGLMGLVTWCWLAHVARWPFLMSSLIGLAVAGGVTWAVRVSASRGFGAEALGFGDVTLMAMIGAYIGWQPSLIVFFLAPVVALVFVMARWMLTGDTATPYGPYLCAAVVVLAVGWQSIWIGWAAPIFAIGVGPIWAAIVVCVLLIGIILWVWQLIKRAVFATRKPK, encoded by the coding sequence GTGCAAAACTTCGTGGATCTACCGCTAGCCTTGCGTGTGCTGGTCGTGGCGCTACTTGGTATCGCAAGCGCGCGATTTATCAATTGGGCGATCTACACCTGGGCCTACTTTCCCCGGCAGCTTGGCCCCTGGAGTCCTGCGCAACAATTCATTGAAGCTCAGTCGCGACCTCGCCAGGCCAGAAAAAAGCAAACGCCCGGGCGGAAACTGCACTGGCGCGCTCGGTCATGGTTGGATCATCTACCAGCCATCGGCTGGTGGCGACTGCGCAGCGAATCGGCAGTGCATGGAAAGCTGTATTGGGTCCGACCGATGTTAGTTGAGCTGCTGTATCCGATCGCGCTGGCCTGGTATTACCGTTTTCAGGTAACCGGTTGTGCGCTTCCACCGGGCGCGGCCAGGTTTTTGCTGCCTTTGGCAACGCAGATGCATTGGCAGTTCGTTGGCCACTGGGTACTGCTGACCCTGATGACGATCGCTACGTTTATTGACTTCGACGAGCAGTCGATTCCGGACTACGTGACCCTGCCGGGAACCGTAATTGGTTTGATGGGTGCCGCCCTGTCGCCGGTTTGGCTACCATTAACTGTCCAGTGGGGAGTCGCTGGCGTTGATGGTGTCGTTGAACTGGACGCCGCTTGGCCGGACTCTGCGCCACTGTGGATCAGCGGTTGGCAAGGCTGGTTGACGGCCATGGGCATTGTGGCCGTCTGGGGGTTTGCCCTGCTGGATCGGCGAGTCATTCTTCGACGTGGAATGTACAGGGCGGTGGTCTATTTCGTAGCGCGGTTAATTCGCAATCGAGTACTCCTGGCCACCGTACTGCTGACAACTGGCGGTTTGATGGGCCTGGTGACTTGGTGCTGGCTGGCACATGTTGCCCGTTGGCCATTTCTGATGAGCAGCCTGATCGGGCTTGCGGTGGCCGGTGGCGTAACGTGGGCAGTGCGTGTGTCTGCCAGCCGCGGCTTCGGTGCTGAAGCGTTAGGCTTTGGCGATGTTACGCTGATGGCCATGATCGGGGCGTACATCGGATGGCAACCCAGCTTGATTGTATTCTTCTTGGCACCAGTGGTTGCGTTGGTGTTTGTGATGGCTCGCTGGATGCTGACGGGTGACACTGCCACACCCTATGGTCCCTATCTGTGCGCGGCAGTAGTTGTGCTGGCTGTCGGATGGCAGAGCATTTGGATCGGCTGGGCGGCTCCGATCTTTGCCATTGGAGTTGGCCCTATTTGGGCCGCTATCGTCGTTTGCGTCCTGTTAATCGGAATCATCCTGTGGGTCTGGCAGTTGATCAAACGAGCGGTGTTCGCAACGCGTAAGCCGAAATGA
- the hemB gene encoding porphobilinogen synthase has translation MTFQSARGSFPATRLRRLRQHPWSRALVQETSLGPNNLIWPLFVLPGRGQEQPVASLPGVSRKSVDLLLDDVQHAIELGIPAVALFPVTPSELKTHDGCEALNSDNLICTAARAMRLRFGDSIGIVCDVALDPYTSHGQDGLLRDGVILNDETLEVLQQQAVVQAAAGASVIAPSDMMDGRVGVIRQALDEQGFKNVCIMSYAAKYASAFYGPFRDAVGSKGNLGAADKKTYQMSPSATQEALHEVALDLGEGADIVMVKPGMPYLDIVHRIKAEFQVPTAVYQVSGEYAMLCAAAANGWLDRSACMIESLWAFRRAGADMILSYFAREAALELRKLG, from the coding sequence ATGACCTTTCAATCAGCTCGTGGCAGTTTTCCTGCTACTCGACTGCGTCGCCTGAGGCAACATCCGTGGTCACGAGCATTAGTCCAAGAGACTTCGTTGGGGCCCAATAATCTGATTTGGCCGTTGTTTGTATTGCCAGGACGAGGGCAGGAACAGCCTGTCGCCAGTTTGCCGGGGGTTTCGCGTAAGTCGGTCGACCTGTTGCTGGACGATGTGCAACACGCCATCGAACTGGGCATCCCCGCCGTGGCGCTATTTCCAGTGACACCATCCGAGCTGAAAACTCATGACGGTTGCGAAGCACTTAATTCCGACAACCTGATATGTACGGCGGCGCGGGCCATGCGCCTGCGATTTGGGGACTCGATTGGCATCGTGTGTGATGTGGCTTTGGATCCCTACACCAGCCATGGCCAAGACGGATTGTTGCGTGACGGCGTGATTCTGAATGATGAAACATTGGAGGTGTTGCAACAGCAGGCGGTCGTGCAAGCGGCTGCCGGAGCCAGTGTGATTGCGCCGTCCGACATGATGGATGGTCGGGTGGGAGTCATTCGTCAAGCGTTGGACGAACAAGGCTTTAAAAACGTGTGCATCATGAGTTACGCTGCCAAATACGCGTCGGCCTTCTATGGGCCGTTTCGTGACGCAGTGGGGTCCAAAGGCAACCTGGGAGCGGCCGACAAGAAAACCTACCAAATGTCACCGTCAGCCACCCAAGAAGCATTGCACGAAGTTGCGTTGGATCTTGGCGAAGGCGCTGATATTGTGATGGTCAAGCCCGGTATGCCTTATTTGGATATTGTTCACAGGATCAAGGCAGAGTTTCAAGTACCGACCGCCGTGTATCAGGTCAGCGGCGAATACGCGATGTTGTGCGCGGCCGCTGCCAACGGCTGGCTGGATCGCAGTGCCTGCATGATTGAAAGCCTGTGGGCATTCCGCCGAGCGGGAGCCGATATGATTTTGAGCTATTTTGCGCGCGAGGCGGCGTTAGAGCTGCGGAAGCTAGGGTGA
- a CDS encoding SAM-dependent DNA methyltransferase gives MAKRTTTNGSSANIGFESELWRAADALRSNMDAAEYKHIVLGLLFLKYISDAFEEQHAKLEADQANGADPEDPDEYRAVNIFWVPKEARWSKLKAEAKQATIGKTVDDAMLAIERDNPSLKGVLPKEYSRPGLDKQRLGQLIDMVGNIGLGDKANRSKDILGRVYEYFLSQHSQAVGLGW, from the coding sequence ATGGCAAAGCGAACAACGACCAACGGCAGTTCCGCCAACATCGGCTTTGAATCCGAATTATGGCGGGCAGCCGATGCGCTGCGATCCAACATGGATGCGGCGGAGTACAAACACATCGTACTTGGGTTGCTGTTTTTGAAGTACATCTCGGATGCCTTCGAGGAGCAGCACGCCAAACTGGAAGCCGACCAAGCCAACGGTGCTGATCCGGAAGACCCCGACGAGTATCGTGCGGTGAATATCTTCTGGGTGCCCAAGGAAGCTCGTTGGTCGAAGCTCAAGGCCGAAGCGAAGCAAGCGACAATCGGCAAGACGGTTGATGACGCCATGTTGGCCATCGAGCGAGACAACCCGTCGCTCAAAGGCGTGCTGCCCAAAGAGTACTCGCGTCCTGGGCTCGACAAGCAGCGGTTGGGACAACTGATCGACATGGTTGGCAACATCGGCCTGGGAGACAAAGCCAATCGTTCAAAAGACATTCTTGGTCGCGTGTACGAATACTTTTTGTCGCAGCATTCCCAGGCCGTTGGCCTGGGCTGGTAG
- a CDS encoding helix-turn-helix domain-containing protein, translating into MTKLTEYLHTAAAAEYLGVAQNTIRKWAARGDIPMHRNPANGYRLFKKSDLDKFLKQAAKPVKPTKAK; encoded by the coding sequence ATGACCAAATTGACCGAATACCTACACACGGCCGCAGCAGCGGAATACCTGGGTGTTGCTCAAAACACAATTCGAAAATGGGCAGCTCGTGGCGACATTCCGATGCATCGAAACCCGGCCAACGGCTATCGCTTGTTCAAGAAGTCGGACTTGGACAAGTTTTTGAAGCAGGCGGCTAAACCGGTGAAACCAACCAAGGCGAAGTAG
- a CDS encoding acyl-CoA dehydrogenase family protein, translated as MTPSALESSFTTHQVTNQSPVFGGHNAYADDPLIRHLTSDLSTAVRQQLDAHGQWAGQHDTLELARLANRHLPQLKSFDTKGHRIDQVEFHPAWHELMRCSIQQGMHCSVWQDTPAEVGQRHLARATRYYLTAGVEMGHLCPITMTNACVAALNESPEIAQQWLPQITCRHYDPSNRPASTKQQVILGMGMTEKQGGTDVRANTTRAEPTSDGWWRIVGHKWFMSVPQSDAFLILGQTADGLSCFLLPRLLPDGSDNGLRFQRLKDKLGNRSNASSEVEFHGSLSQLVGQPGKGVQTIIEMVTLTRLDCAVATAGLLRASLWEAVEHCRHREVLGKRLIAQPLMRRVLADMALDLAAATALALRLARAYDRATHDAAAANFSRLMTPVIKYWTCKIAPGLVYEAMECLGGNGYVEEGNLARHYREAPLNAIWEGSGNVMCLDVIRVLSKDRDAIEEVLVELQNHLDTQQQADALNPVRTAAKLVADDPGGCRVLTERLALAAAAAEFNRVGLPELAQAFIDSRLCGPWRSTYGMIDGCFEDAILSATFI; from the coding sequence ATGACTCCAAGTGCCCTAGAATCCTCGTTTACCACGCATCAGGTTACCAATCAGTCACCAGTTTTCGGAGGGCACAATGCCTACGCAGATGATCCATTGATACGACACCTGACCAGCGACCTTTCAACCGCCGTGCGGCAGCAGCTGGATGCCCACGGCCAATGGGCGGGGCAGCACGACACTCTGGAACTTGCGCGACTGGCCAATCGGCATCTGCCGCAATTGAAGTCATTTGATACCAAAGGGCATCGCATCGACCAAGTTGAATTCCATCCCGCATGGCATGAGCTGATGCGGTGCAGTATCCAACAGGGGATGCACTGCTCGGTATGGCAGGATACACCAGCCGAAGTTGGCCAGCGTCATTTGGCACGAGCCACTCGTTACTATTTAACAGCCGGCGTTGAAATGGGCCACTTGTGTCCGATCACCATGACGAATGCCTGTGTGGCAGCGCTCAATGAGAGCCCCGAAATTGCACAGCAATGGCTGCCTCAAATCACCTGTCGCCACTATGATCCCTCCAATCGGCCTGCTAGCACCAAGCAGCAAGTCATATTGGGTATGGGCATGACCGAGAAGCAGGGGGGAACCGACGTTCGCGCCAATACCACGCGAGCCGAGCCGACCAGCGATGGTTGGTGGCGCATAGTTGGGCACAAATGGTTTATGTCCGTGCCCCAGTCCGATGCTTTTCTTATCTTAGGCCAGACGGCGGACGGACTGAGTTGTTTCCTGTTGCCTCGACTGCTGCCCGATGGCAGCGACAACGGCTTGCGATTTCAACGCCTGAAGGACAAGCTCGGCAACCGCTCGAATGCTTCCTCGGAAGTCGAGTTCCATGGTAGCCTTTCTCAGCTTGTGGGCCAACCGGGTAAGGGCGTGCAAACCATTATCGAAATGGTGACACTCACGAGGTTGGATTGTGCAGTGGCCACCGCAGGACTGCTGCGCGCCTCGCTGTGGGAGGCCGTCGAGCACTGTCGCCATCGCGAGGTACTTGGTAAGCGGCTGATCGCCCAACCGCTGATGCGGCGTGTGCTGGCTGACATGGCTTTGGATTTGGCTGCCGCCACCGCCTTGGCCTTGCGTTTGGCTCGTGCCTACGATCGCGCAACCCACGATGCTGCAGCGGCAAACTTTTCTCGTTTAATGACTCCCGTAATCAAATACTGGACCTGTAAGATCGCTCCAGGTCTGGTGTACGAAGCCATGGAGTGCCTGGGAGGCAACGGCTACGTAGAGGAGGGAAACCTTGCGAGACACTATCGCGAGGCACCTCTGAACGCCATCTGGGAAGGCTCAGGCAACGTCATGTGTCTGGATGTCATACGCGTGCTCAGCAAGGACCGCGATGCAATTGAAGAAGTTTTAGTCGAATTGCAGAATCACCTGGATACTCAACAACAAGCCGATGCTTTGAATCCGGTGCGAACTGCAGCCAAGCTGGTAGCCGATGATCCGGGCGGCTGCCGAGTACTGACCGAACGCCTAGCTTTGGCTGCTGCAGCCGCAGAATTCAATCGAGTTGGTCTGCCAGAACTCGCACAAGCTTTCATCGACAGCCGCCTTTGCGGCCCGTGGCGCAGTACCTACGGCATGATCGACGGTTGTTTTGAAGACGCCATCCTATCGGCAACTTTCATTTGA
- a CDS encoding tetratricopeptide repeat protein gives MSRSNDGPWSVCKRTTRQGVVCSRSIVRFLVWIACWCAASRVTGDLITQEGPRNTERQNRLSELVARELPEEDIAKLGTSLRSLEIGDIQNFRKGYDELAATSSSLPAVEVFLGKLLITNNQIADATQMLEEYVLKNQEDAEAHVALGIIAMKTGRFSDAWLQSLYAQRLVDRGKLPEARTKFALPSLTELRAEVAERRQQWSESEQLFLKLYELLPGQGYAMLRAGRTKVLAGDLKGSYELLKQARQNHPNLPLPELTIAQVLEANTDWVRDREHVVRIDSWMELALKEHPDELSAGSSYMHWLLLSDRPQEAIALYQTLSEPHKLDRNVTLLRCLAARYLQDYSTAEQLLTEAMAVHPDDLDFSDQLAQVLVESGDADKLKRAAELAESNSKRSPASEATIATLAWVKTHSGELGPAATLLQPLASRGQMSAQTAYYLARLLAKQGKFDDSHRLLAAAANTRGLFPQRAQVNRELTGK, from the coding sequence ATGAGTCGCTCTAACGACGGGCCGTGGTCGGTCTGTAAACGCACGACACGCCAGGGGGTTGTGTGCTCACGGAGCATTGTTCGCTTCTTGGTTTGGATCGCATGCTGGTGCGCAGCGTCCCGTGTCACTGGCGATCTAATTACCCAAGAGGGCCCCCGAAACACCGAACGTCAGAATCGCCTATCCGAGTTAGTGGCCAGGGAATTGCCTGAAGAAGACATTGCGAAACTTGGGACGTCGCTTCGTTCGCTTGAAATTGGCGACATACAGAATTTTAGGAAGGGTTATGACGAATTGGCGGCGACTAGCTCCAGCTTGCCGGCAGTAGAAGTTTTCCTCGGTAAGCTGCTGATTACAAACAATCAAATTGCCGATGCGACTCAGATGTTAGAAGAATACGTGCTCAAGAATCAAGAAGATGCCGAAGCTCACGTGGCCTTGGGGATCATCGCCATGAAGACTGGGCGATTCAGCGATGCGTGGCTGCAGTCGCTGTACGCTCAGCGGTTAGTGGATCGGGGCAAGCTGCCTGAGGCTCGCACCAAGTTTGCACTGCCTAGCCTGACCGAGCTACGGGCGGAAGTCGCCGAACGTAGGCAGCAGTGGTCGGAGAGCGAGCAGTTGTTTCTCAAACTCTATGAGTTACTGCCAGGGCAGGGATATGCTATGTTGCGTGCCGGACGCACGAAGGTGTTGGCTGGAGACCTGAAGGGTAGCTACGAACTTCTCAAACAGGCTCGCCAAAATCACCCCAATCTGCCATTACCCGAATTAACCATCGCACAGGTTCTGGAAGCCAATACCGATTGGGTCCGTGATAGGGAACATGTGGTGCGCATCGACAGTTGGATGGAACTGGCCTTGAAAGAGCATCCCGATGAACTTTCGGCCGGGTCAAGCTACATGCACTGGCTGCTGTTGTCGGATCGACCGCAGGAAGCAATTGCACTGTATCAAACACTCTCAGAGCCGCACAAATTGGATCGCAACGTTACCTTATTGCGCTGTCTGGCGGCCCGTTATCTGCAAGATTATTCAACCGCAGAACAGTTGTTGACTGAAGCGATGGCGGTGCATCCGGACGATCTGGACTTCAGTGACCAATTAGCACAAGTTTTGGTGGAAAGTGGCGATGCCGACAAACTGAAGCGGGCAGCCGAATTAGCGGAGTCCAACAGCAAGCGTTCCCCAGCATCTGAGGCCACAATAGCCACGTTGGCGTGGGTTAAAACGCATTCTGGTGAACTGGGTCCTGCAGCTACCTTGCTACAGCCATTGGCGTCACGCGGACAAATGTCTGCGCAGACCGCCTACTATCTGGCACGCCTGCTCGCCAAGCAAGGCAAGTTTGACGATAGCCACAGGCTGCTGGCGGCCGCCGCGAACACTCGCGGTCTATTTCCTCAGCGAGCACAGGTAAATCGCGAACTGACTGGAAAATGA